TCGATCCAGTGCATCTGGACGTCCTGTCGCGTCGTGATGTCGAGGTAGGCGTCGCCCCAGACGGGGTTCTGAGCCGCCCCACCGTGCTCGTCGGGCGCGGTCGCGAACTCGCGGGCTACCTCCCCGATGGTGGTCGCCTGCTCGGGCGTGAGGTGGCCGCCAGGGACCTTCGTCCGGAGCATGAAGTAGTCGTCGTGGGTGCCGTGGGCGTACATCCCCGCCCACTTGAAGCGCTCCCAGGCGCCGCCGCCCTCGCGCGCCTCGAGCTCCTCGAAACTCAGCCCCTCCTCGGCGTACCGCTCGACGTCCTCGACCAGGTCGAGCGGGTGTTTCTCGCGCTTGTACCGCTCGACCGGGTTCACCGTTCGGCCCTCCCTCCGTCGGAGCCGGTCGATCGTTTCACTGAAACCTTCTCGGGGACGTGAGACTCGGTGACGCTTCGCATTGACCACCGCAGGAGACGGACGGTAAAGACCGACAGCCTCCCGGCGAACCCTGTCGGTGCGACCCGTTCCCGGCGAATTTCTCGCCGGTCTACGACGCTCGCCCGGCCGAGACGGGGGGCGTCACGGACCGTCGGAGCGGGATCGACGCCGCGTCCGTGGAGATCCAGCAATCTCTGCCTCTATCGTGGTCCTCGTGTCGGCTCCGCGCGGTGGAGGAGTTTTTCCATCCCGCGTGCGACCGGGTCGTATGGAGCGACTGCGACGGACGCTGCGAGAGGCGCCCGTGATCGACCGTGGCGAGTACCAGTACTTCGTCCACCCGGTCACCGACTGCTACCCGCAGGTCGATGCGGAGTTACTGCGCGAGATCGCCGCGGAGATCGCCGAGAGAGTCGACCTCTCGGGGGTCGACAAGCTCCTCACCGCGGAGGCGATGGGCATCCACCACGCGACGGCGCTCACCCTCGAGACCGAGATCCCGTTCGTCTGCGCGCGAAAGCGCTCCTACGGGTTCGAGGACGAGGTGGCGGTCCACCAGACGACCGCCTACGCCGAGGACGAGCTCTACCTGAACGGGGTCGACCCGGGCGACCGGCTGCTCCTCGTCGACGACGTCGTCTCCTCGGGCGGGACCCTGCGAGCGCTCTGTGACGCCGCAGCGGAGGCGGGCGGCGAACCGGTCGGCGCGGTCGCCGTGATCCGCCGAGCCGGCGGCGAGAGCGTCGACCTCCCGGTCGGGGTGACGAGCCTCGTCGAGGTCGACGTGGTGGACGGCTCGGTCGTGATCCTCGACTGAACCGGGGGCTACCGCCGACCTCCCGAACCACCGGGTCGAGGAGGGGTGCGACGAACGTGGACGCGCCTCGCTCTCCACAACCCTTATCGCGACCACGCGTGCACGTCGGGTATGGCAGCGAGACCCACGGGCAGGCTGGTCTACCTGGCGTCGCCGGAGCAGCTCGAGATGAAGGAGTACGAGGTCCCGGAGCCCGAACCCGGGGCGCTGATCACCGAGATCGAGCAAGCGAACGTCTGTGGCTCCGAACTCCACATCTGGCGGGGGCACCACCCGGAGGTCAAAGAGGGTGTCCTCGGCCACGAGGCGCTCTGTCGGGTGAGCGAACTGGGCGAGGGCGTCGAGACGGACTACGCCGGCGAGCCGATCGAGGAGGGTGACCTGATCGCGCCGGTCTACTACATCACCTGCCAGCGGTGTTCGTCGTGTCTTGAGGGGCAGTTCAACCTCTGTCAGAACGCGTACCGACACTGGTCGAAACCCCCGGAGGAGCCGCCGCACTTCCACGGGACGTTCTCGACGCACTACTACGTCCACCCGAACCAGTACTTCTACACGGTCCCCGACGGGGTCGACCCCCGCGTCGCGGCCGGCGCGAACTGCGCGCTCTCGCAGATGCTGTTCGGCCTCGACCGGGTCGGCGTCGAGTTGGGCGAGACCGTCGTCGTCCAGGGAGCGGGCGGTCTCGGGCTAAACTCGATCGCCATCGCGAAGGAGCGAGGCGCACGGACGATCGCGATCGAGGGCGTCGACGGCCGGATCGAGCGGGCCCGCGAGTTCGGCGTCGACCACGTGATCGACTTCCGGGAGTACGAGAGCGTCGAGGAGCGCGCGGAACGGGTCAGGGAACTCACCGACGGGGTCGGCGCGGACGTCGGCGTCGAGGTCGCGGGCGTCCCCGACGCGTTCGCCGAGGGCCCACACCTGCTGCGCGACGGCGGGCGGTACCTCGAGGTCGGAAACGTCAATCCCGGCTACACGACGGCGTTCGATCCCGGTCAGCTCACGCGGTCGGGGATCGAGATCGTCTCGGCGATCCGGTACGACCCGTGGTACCTGAAGCGCGCGCTCGACTTCCTCGCGGAGAACGGCGAGCGCTACCCCTACGAGGACCTCATCGACGCGGAGTTCGACCTCGTCGACGTCGACGAGGCGCTGGCGCAGTCGGACTCCCGCGAGATCACCCGCGCGGCGTTGCGCCCGCACGCCGACTGACTCCGGACCGGTCGCGGTTCGGTCCGGTTCAGGTGGTGAGATTCGCTCCGGGAGAAGAGTTAACCGAGGCCCACGCCGACCTTCGGGAACTCATGTCACACACGACCGAACGGCGATCGGTCGACGCGCTCCTCGAACGGCTGTCGAGCACCGACCTGCTCGTCGGCGGCGAGCGCGTCGCGGCAACGGGCGGCGAGACGCTCACGACCGTCGATCCGGCGACGGGGAAACCGATCGCGACGGTGGCCGCCGCGGGACCCTCCGACGTGGACAGCGCGGTGGCGGCCGCGCGGGAGGCGTTCCCGGAGTGGCGCGCCGTGGCACCCGACGAGCGCGGCCGGGTCGTCTATCGCGTCGGTCAGCTCGTCAGGGAGCACGCCGACGACCTCGCGGCGCTCGAGAGCCTCGACCAGGGGAAGCCGATCTCGCAGGCGCGGAGCGACATGCTCGGCGCGGCGCGCTACTTCGAGTACTACGCCGGCGCGGCCGACAAGTTGGAGGGCCGGAGTGTCCCGGTCGGCCGCGAACAGATCGACTACACCCTTCGGGAGCCGTACGGCGTCAGCGCGCAGGTCACGCCCTGGAACTTCCCCGGGAACCTCTTCGCCCGGGGGATCGCCCCGGCGCTGGTCGCGGGGAACACGACCGTGGTCAAGCCGGCCGAGGGGACGCCGCTGTCGTCGTTGCGCCTCGCGGAGCTCTGTGCGGAGGCCGGCGTCCCCGACGGGGTCGTCAACGTCGTCCCGGGCTACGGCGACCCCGCCGGTCGGGCGCTCACCGAACACCCCGACGTCGATCAGATCACGTTCACCGGGAGCGTCCCGACGGGCCAAGCGATCATGCGCGCGGCGGCCGAGACCGTCACGCCGGTGACGCTCGAACTCGGCGGGAAGAACCCGGCGGTCGTCCTCCCCGACGCGGACCTCGACGCCGCGGCGGAGTGGATCTCGACCGCGATCTTCACGAACGCCGGACAGGTCTGCTCGGCGGCCGACCGGGTGGTCGTTCACGAGTCGGTCCACGACGCGCTCGTCGCGCGGATCGTCGACGCCGCCGAATCGCTCTCGATCGGCCCCGGCCACGAGGACCCCGACGTGGGTCCGCTCGCCTCCGAGGAACAGCTCGAGAAGGTTCGGCGGTACATCGAGGTGGGGATCGACGAGGGTGCGACCGTCGCGACCGGCGGCGAGCTCCCCAACCGCCCGGGCTACTTCGCCGAACCGACGGTGTTCACCGACGTCAGTCCCGATATGCGGATCGCCCGCGAGGAGGTCTTCGGGCCGGTCCTCGCCGTGCTCTCGGTCGCCGACGAGACCGAGGCACTCTCCGTCGCGAACGACTCGGAGTACGGCCTGGTCGCCGGCGTCTTCACGGCCGACGTCGGGCGTGCACACCGCTTCGCCCGCGATCTCGAGGCCGGGAACGTCTACGTCAACAAGTGGTTCGGGGACACGAACCAGACGCCGTTCGGCGGCTACAAACGGAGCGGCATCGGCCGGGAGAAGGGCCTCGAAGCGCTCGACTCCTACCTCCAGACGAAGAACGTCGCGATCGACCTCGGCGGGAGCGCGGACCTCCCCGGTTCGTGAGACGGGCGCTGTTGGGTGGGAAGCCGGCGCGATCGAACCGTGCTCCGTCACGGAAAATGATTATGCAGTACGATAACCGTTAAGTGAGGCTCCGGAGATGCGAATCCATGAACGTACTGCAGGTGCTCGCGACGACCTCGATCCTGTTCGTCCTGTTCGCGCTCGTCTGGGTGTTCTTCGTCGAGGACTGGCTCGAGGGACGCGAACTGAGCGGGATGTTCGACGACGGTGATCGGTGATGGCCCTCGACCTCCTCGCGGCCGGGATGCCGCTACAGGCCGGGGCGGACGGGATCGCGGAGCAGACGGTGGTGACCTGGGGGTGGATCTTCCTGGCCGCGTACATGGTCCTGATCCTCGCGCTCGGCTTCGTCGGCTACCGGCGCGTCGAGAGCGGTAGCGGCGGCGGGACGAGCGCACAGGACGAGTACGCGACCGCGAGGGGTGGCTACGGCTTTTTGGCGCTCTCGCTCGCGTACGCGGCGACGGTCGCGAGCGGGGCGACGTTCATGAGCATCCCGGGGATGGGCTACGACATGGGGTTCATGGCCGGGTACTACGCGATGATCTACCCCATCGGCATCTTCGGGGGGATGCTGATCGTCGCCCGGGTGAGCAAGAAGGTCAGCGACCGGTTCAACTCCCAATCCGTTCCCGACTACATCGGCGATCGGTTCCAGAGTCCGGGGCTCAGGATCGTCACGGCGCTGCTCTCGCTCTTCCTGATCTTCTACGCGATGGCGCAGATCTCCGCCGCGGGCTGGATGTTCGAGGTGATCCTCGGGATCGAGTACGTCATCGGCATCTGGGTGGCCGGCCTGTTGCTGCTCGTCTACCTCGCCGCCGGCGGCTCACACGCCGATATCCTCACGGACGCGATCCAGGGGGCGATCATGATCGGGATCACGCTCCTGATCGTCTTCATGTTCGCGACCGGGTGGGGCATCGACGGCGGCATCGAGTCGGTGAACGCGGCGCTCGAGAGCGACCAGCAGTGGGACCAGCACACCGACCCGGAGAACCCGATCTTCACCGGCTGGTGGGCGATCGTCCTGCTGATGATCGCACACATCGGGTTCACC
This region of Halalkalicoccus sp. CGA53 genomic DNA includes:
- a CDS encoding sodium:solute symporter family protein; translation: MALDLLAAGMPLQAGADGIAEQTVVTWGWIFLAAYMVLILALGFVGYRRVESGSGGGTSAQDEYATARGGYGFLALSLAYAATVASGATFMSIPGMGYDMGFMAGYYAMIYPIGIFGGMLIVARVSKKVSDRFNSQSVPDYIGDRFQSPGLRIVTALLSLFLIFYAMAQISAAGWMFEVILGIEYVIGIWVAGLLLLVYLAAGGSHADILTDAIQGAIMIGITLLIVFMFATGWGIDGGIESVNAALESDQQWDQHTDPENPIFTGWWAIVLLMIAHIGFTAQPHLGNKFFAIKSNRYIRRFMLAASLVGILLPLMYLGGVLGAAQGIEVQDPDAIIPTLFVENIHPIMAAFLGIAILSAIISTSDGIVIAVSQIFANDLYRKSYVPWKGGDPEAEAVQQRSLLISRISTVFIVFVAVAAVITPPQYLVVFMWTGIGGIIASFGGPYIVGTVWRRTTKVAAYAAIAVGFGVYFFIHLGPQFGLLGGVWPLNENPFASTGIGFIVSVATTVAVSLFTEPPTDEHLDEVFSAESRLLDDEGAERSGPTGPTDPARGDD
- the hpt gene encoding hypoxanthine/guanine phosphoribosyltransferase; translation: MERLRRTLREAPVIDRGEYQYFVHPVTDCYPQVDAELLREIAAEIAERVDLSGVDKLLTAEAMGIHHATALTLETEIPFVCARKRSYGFEDEVAVHQTTAYAEDELYLNGVDPGDRLLLVDDVVSSGGTLRALCDAAAEAGGEPVGAVAVIRRAGGESVDLPVGVTSLVEVDVVDGSVVILD
- a CDS encoding zinc-binding dehydrogenase, giving the protein MAARPTGRLVYLASPEQLEMKEYEVPEPEPGALITEIEQANVCGSELHIWRGHHPEVKEGVLGHEALCRVSELGEGVETDYAGEPIEEGDLIAPVYYITCQRCSSCLEGQFNLCQNAYRHWSKPPEEPPHFHGTFSTHYYVHPNQYFYTVPDGVDPRVAAGANCALSQMLFGLDRVGVELGETVVVQGAGGLGLNSIAIAKERGARTIAIEGVDGRIERAREFGVDHVIDFREYESVEERAERVRELTDGVGADVGVEVAGVPDAFAEGPHLLRDGGRYLEVGNVNPGYTTAFDPGQLTRSGIEIVSAIRYDPWYLKRALDFLAENGERYPYEDLIDAEFDLVDVDEALAQSDSREITRAALRPHAD
- a CDS encoding aldehyde dehydrogenase family protein, translating into MSHTTERRSVDALLERLSSTDLLVGGERVAATGGETLTTVDPATGKPIATVAAAGPSDVDSAVAAAREAFPEWRAVAPDERGRVVYRVGQLVREHADDLAALESLDQGKPISQARSDMLGAARYFEYYAGAADKLEGRSVPVGREQIDYTLREPYGVSAQVTPWNFPGNLFARGIAPALVAGNTTVVKPAEGTPLSSLRLAELCAEAGVPDGVVNVVPGYGDPAGRALTEHPDVDQITFTGSVPTGQAIMRAAAETVTPVTLELGGKNPAVVLPDADLDAAAEWISTAIFTNAGQVCSAADRVVVHESVHDALVARIVDAAESLSIGPGHEDPDVGPLASEEQLEKVRRYIEVGIDEGATVATGGELPNRPGYFAEPTVFTDVSPDMRIAREEVFGPVLAVLSVADETEALSVANDSEYGLVAGVFTADVGRAHRFARDLEAGNVYVNKWFGDTNQTPFGGYKRSGIGREKGLEALDSYLQTKNVAIDLGGSADLPGS